CCATCCGCTGCCTTCCCGCCGGTGTGGTCCCTGTGACTGAAGAGACGACGGCAAGCATGGCGGAGGTTGAGAGCGCGCAGCGCCTTTCCCGGAACACGCGACAGGCCCGGTATGCCGTGTGCACGGCATACCGGACCTGTCCACCTCCGCGAGGCGGTGACGGCGCGACCGGGTCAGTCGGTCGCGTCGTCCTCCTGCTCCTCGTGGTCCATGCTCGTGATTCCCTCGTCCCACTCGCCGGTGACGAGGTAGATGACGCGGTGGGAGACCGTGACCGCCCAGTCGGCGAAGCGCTCGTAGTAGCGGCTGATCAGGGCGAGGTCGACGGCGGACTGCACGCCGTACTTCCACGGGCCCTCCATGAGCCGGTTCAGCAGCTCGCGGTGCAGGTCGTCCATGGCGTCGTCGTCGCGGTCGAGCTCCGCAGCGGCCTTGACGTCCTTGGACGCGATCACCGAGCCGGCCTTGGCGACGATCTCGCCGGCGACGTTGCCCATCTGCACGATCTCGGAGCGCACCTCCGCGGGCACGGCCGTGTCCGGGTAGCGCAGGCGGGCCACCTTGGCGATGTGGCGGGCCAGGTCGCCCATGCGCTCGAGGTCGGAGCTCATCCGCATGCCCGTGACGATGATGCGCAGGTCGGTGGCGACGGGGTTCTGCCGGGCGAGCAGGTCGATGGCGAGCTCGTCGATCGCCTCGCGCATCGCGTCGACGGCCTTGTCGCCGTCGATGACCGTCTGGGCCAGCTGGATGTCGGCATCCAGCAGGGCGGTGGTGGCGCGCGACATGGCGGAGCCGACCAGTCTGGTCATCTCGACGAGCTGGTCGGAGATCTTGTCGAGGTCCTCGTGGAACGCGTGGCGCATGGGTGCTTGTCGTCCTTGGGTCGCAGGGTCGTCGCCAGGTGGTGGCAGCCGGGGTTCGTCGGTGCGAGGGTTGCACGGGGCCGTGAACGTGTGGGGGCCCCGAGATGAACATATGGGAACCCCGCAGCAGGGGACACCCCGCCGTGCTCATTCATGCAGTTTTCTCTGCGTACATTGAGTCTCGTGGACGTGGGAACCGCCGCCGTGCTGTCCGGCTTCGCCGGGCTCGTCATCGGCGTGTTCGCCGTCCTCGCCGTCCGGTACTCCGAGCGGCAGATGCACGAGGTGCCCGAGCCGGAACAGCCACCGGCACTGCCCGCAGGTGTCGGCGCCGTTCTCGCGGTGCTGCGCTCGAGCGCCATCGTCGTCGACTCCTCCGACGCCGTGATCACCACTTCGCCGGCCGCGGTGTCCTACGGGCTGGTCCGCGGGCAGGAGCTCGCGCACGCCGAGCTGCGGGAGCTGGCCAGGCAGGTGCGCCGTGACGGAGTGATCCGCGAGGCCGAGCTCGAGCTGTCGCGCGGACCGCTCGGCCGCGGTCGCGTCTTCATGCAGGCTCGGGTGGCGCCGCTCGGGAGCAGCCAGGTGCTCCTGCTGCTCGACGACCGCAGCGAGGCACACCGCCTCGAGGAGGTCAGGCGTGACTTCGTGGTCAACGTCAGCCATGAGCTGAAGACCCCCGTGGGCGGGATCGGGCTGCTCGCCGAGGCGGTGGCCGATGCCAAGGACGACCCCGAGGCGGTGGAGCGGTTCGCGCGGCGGATGCAGGTCGAGGCGGCCCGGCTGAGCCAGCTGGTCAAGGAGATCGTCGACCTCTCGCGCCTGCAGGTCGCCGACGTGCTGCACGAGCCCCGCCTGGTCGACATCAGCTCCGCCGTGCACGAGGCGCTCGAGCGTTCGCGCGTGGAGGCCGACGCCCAGAAGATCGAGCTGGCCGAGGCCGCCGAGCCCGACCTCAAGGTCTTCGGTGACGAGGAGCTGCTGGTCACCGCGGTGCGCAACCTCATCGGCAACGCCATCGCCTACTCCGACCAGGGGACCCGGGTGGCCGTGGGGGTCCGCCGGGCCGGGAATGCCGTCGAGATCAGCGTGGCCGACCGTGGGCACGGCATCCCCGAGAGCGAGCAGGACCGCATCTTCGAGCGCTTCTACCGGGTGGACGCGGCACGGTCGCGGACGACCGGTGGCACTGGGCTCGGCCTGGCGATCGTCAAGCACATCTGCGCCAACCACGGCGGTGACGTCACCGTCTGGAGCCGCGAGGGCCGCGGCTCCACCTTCACCATCCGCCTCCCCGCGGCTGTCGACCGCTCTGGGGAGAACGGCCCGACCCACGACCCGCAACGAGAGGCCGCCGAATGACCCGCATCCTGGTGGTGGAGGACGAGGTCTCGTACTCCGACCCGCTGTCCTACCTGCTGAAGAAGGAGGGCTACGAGGTCTCGGTCGCGGAGACCGGCACCGAGGCGCTCGAGGAGTTCGACCGGGCCGGAGCCGACCTGGTGCTGCTCGACCTGATGCTCCCGGGGCTCACCGGCACCGACGTGTGCCGGGCGCTGCGGCAGCGCTCGGCCGTGCCGGTCATCATGCTCACCGCCAAGGACAGCGAGATCGACAAGGTCGTCGGCCTGGAGATCGGCGCCGACGACTACGTCACCAAGCCGTACTCGTCCCGCGAGCTGCTGGCCCGGATCAAGGCGGTCCTGCGCCGGCGCGCCGAGCCCGAGGAGCTCCTGCCGGCGACGCTGGAGGCCGGCCCGGTGCGGATGGACGTCGAACGCCACGTGGTGACGGTCAACGGCGAGCAGGCCTCCATGCCGCTGAAGGAGTTCGAGCTGCTGGAGATGCTCCTGCGCAACACCGGGCGGGTGCTGACCCGGATGCAGCTCATCGACCGGGTCTGGGGCAGCGACTACGTCGGCGACACCAAGACCCTCGACGTCCACGTGAAGCGGCTGCGGGCCAAGATCGAGCCGGACCCCGGGAACCCGCGGCACATCGTGACCGTGCGCGGGCTGGGCTACAAGTTCGAGGCGGACTGAACCGAGGCCGACTGAGCCGGCGAGGGGACGGTTAGGGGGCGAGGGTCTCGTAGTAGCCCTCGGGCGTGACCACCGGCACCTCCACGATGTTGCTGCCGGCGGCCTGGGTGCTCACCTGCAGCGTGGCCACCGCGCCCGGCTTGGCCGTCACGGGCGTCAGCGTGACCGGAGTCTGCGTGGACAGGGACTCGTCGGCGTAGGCCGGCACCTGGATGCTCGCGTTCGCGCCTCCCTCGCCGGCGAAGGTGACGGTCACCGGCTCACCGGCACGGTTGACCACATGACCCGAGAGGGTGCCCGCGCCGCCCTCGGTCTCCGACACGACCACGAGGTTGCGGATCTGCACCTGCTCGAGGTCGACCGGCACGCCGTCGCCGGGGATGTACGGCTCGTCGGTCTGGATCGGGTTGGTCACCTGGCACCCGGCCAGCCCGAGCGCGGCCGCGGCAGCTGCCAAGGGCACGAGACGGCGGGCGGCACGGGCGGGAGAAAGGGTTCGGCGCATCACGGGTGACAGCGTACCGGGGACCGCTTTCGCTGCGCGCACCCGTGCGCGTTGCACGACACGGTCGCGTCTGTCAAGAGCGTCCCACGAAGGAAATTCCAGCGAAAAGAGGCTCTGACCTGCGGAAACGTCGAAGGCTCAAGTTCCTCTGGAGGGCGCGTCGTGTTATTCTGGAGGTCGCGAAAGGGGAAAACAGCACATGGTTTTCAAGGTCGGCGAAACGGTCGTGTACCCGCACCACGGGGCTGCACTGATCGAAGAAATCAACACCCGCACGATCAAGGGCGAGGACAAGCTCTACCTGAAGCTCAAGGTGGCTCAGGGTGATCTGACCATCGAGGTCCCTGCCGAGAACTGCGATCTCGTGGGCGTCCGCGACGTCGTCGGCCAGGACGGGCTCGACAAGGTCTTCGAGGTCCTCCGCGCTCCGCACACCGAGGAGCCCACCAACTGGTCGCGCCGCTACAAGGCGAACCTCGAGAAGCTGGCCTCCGGCGATGTCATCAAGGTGGCCGAGGTCGTCCGCGACCTGTGGCGCCGTGACAAGGACCGCGGCCTGTCCGCCGGTGAGAAGCGCATGCTGGCCAAGGCTCGCCAGATCCTCGTCTCCGAGCTGGCCCTGGCGGAGAAGACCAACGAGGACAAGGCCGAGGCCATCCTCGACGAGGTCCTCGCCTCCTGAGCGTCGCTGTCGTCCTCGTGGCAGGAGGACAGGGCACTCGGCTCGGCGCTGCTGAGCCCAAGGTATTTGTCACGCTGAACGGCGAGCCGCTGCTCGGGCATGCCCTGAGCCGCGCGCTCGCCGTTCGTGCTGTCGGCCACGTGGTGGTGGTCGCGCCGCAGACCCACCTCCAGGCGGCCCGGGCGGTCGCCGACGGCACGACCCGGCCCGAGGCCGTCGACGTCGTGGTGGGGGGCGCCGAGCGCACGGCCTCGGTCGCCGCGGGTCTGGCGGCGCTGCGCCCTGACGACGACGTCGTCCTGGTGCACGACGCGGCCCGGGCGCTCGCGCCGGCCGAGCTCTTCGAGTCGGTCATCGCCGCGGTCGAGGCGGGCAACCCGGCCGTGGTGCCAGGACTCCCGGTCGCCGACACGGTCAAGACGGTCGACGGCGACGGCCGGGTGCGCGGAACGCCCGATCGTGACCACCTGCGGGCGGTGCAGACGCCCCAAGGGTTCACGCGCACGCTGCTCCAGAGGGCGCACGCCGGCGGCGCGTCGGCCAGCGACGACGCCGGGCTGGTCGAACGTCTCGGCGAGCCCGTCGTCGTCGTGCCCGGCGACCCCCGCGCCATGAAGGTGACCACGCCCCACGACCTGGCGGTCGCGGCGGTCTACCTGCGCGAGGAGCTCCGGGGCTAACCGGGGCGGCGGGCCGTGCGCTCGTGCTCCTTCAGCACGGCGCACACCTCGTCCCACGGGGCCACGGGGTCGCGAGGCAGGTCGGGCTCGAGCACCGAGTGCCAGCCGTCGAGCATGCGGCCCTTGTGGTCGAGCAGGGCCGGGACGAGCTGCGGCACCGGGAAGCCGTTGCGCCAGGCGGCCTTGTAGCTCGCGTAGTTGCCCACATTGGCCTGCCAGGCCACGAGCTCCCACCCGAGGTCGGTGAAGGCGTGGTCGACGACCAGGCCCACGGCCTCCGACATCACGCCGAGGCCGCGCACGCGCGGGTGGGTGACGAACCCGATGTTGCCGCTGCTGTGGCCCGGCTCGCGGCTCCACGCCCGGAGGTCGATGGTGCCCGCGTAGGCGCCTTCGCGCTCGATGGCCCAGGAGACCTGCTTCTGGGACGGCTGCATGATCTCGGCGAGGTACTCCCGGCCCATGTCCTCGGTGTAGGGCGTGGGCACGGTCGTCCACCGGATGCTGTCGGGGTCGGCGCAGCGCTCGAGGATCGGCCCGAGGTCGGCGTCCACGTGCGGGCGCAGGGTCACGGTGGGGCCGGTGAGGACGGGGATCGCCATGGGCTCGCTCATGCGGCTGCAGGCTACGGCGTGGCGCTGGGTGGTGCGACCAGGTTTCCTACTGTCTGCCGGAAACCCGGCCGGCCCGGTCGCCAGCCGCCATGCTGTGCTCTGTGTGCGCGGCGGGGGCCTGACCAGGCGGGTGTGCTTCACCCTCGCCCTGGCGACCCTGTGCGCCCTCACCGGGTGCGCCGACGGGCCTTCGCCCGCCGAGAAGGGCGCTGCGGCGCTCGCCGCCCTCGGGGCGCCCTCCGCGTCCTGCGGCTCGGTCGTGTCGTCGTGCACCTCGACCCGGCGAAGGACCCCACCTCGGCGACGGTCGCATGGCG
This Knoellia sp. p5-6-4 DNA region includes the following protein-coding sequences:
- the ispD gene encoding 2-C-methyl-D-erythritol 4-phosphate cytidylyltransferase — encoded protein: MSVAVVLVAGGQGTRLGAAEPKVFVTLNGEPLLGHALSRALAVRAVGHVVVVAPQTHLQAARAVADGTTRPEAVDVVVGGAERTASVAAGLAALRPDDDVVLVHDAARALAPAELFESVIAAVEAGNPAVVPGLPVADTVKTVDGDGRVRGTPDRDHLRAVQTPQGFTRTLLQRAHAGGASASDDAGLVERLGEPVVVVPGDPRAMKVTTPHDLAVAAVYLREELRG
- the phoU gene encoding phosphate signaling complex protein PhoU, with translation MRHAFHEDLDKISDQLVEMTRLVGSAMSRATTALLDADIQLAQTVIDGDKAVDAMREAIDELAIDLLARQNPVATDLRIIVTGMRMSSDLERMGDLARHIAKVARLRYPDTAVPAEVRSEIVQMGNVAGEIVAKAGSVIASKDVKAAAELDRDDDAMDDLHRELLNRLMEGPWKYGVQSAVDLALISRYYERFADWAVTVSHRVIYLVTGEWDEGITSMDHEEQEDDATD
- a CDS encoding CarD family transcriptional regulator produces the protein MVFKVGETVVYPHHGAALIEEINTRTIKGEDKLYLKLKVAQGDLTIEVPAENCDLVGVRDVVGQDGLDKVFEVLRAPHTEEPTNWSRRYKANLEKLASGDVIKVAEVVRDLWRRDKDRGLSAGEKRMLAKARQILVSELALAEKTNEDKAEAILDEVLAS
- a CDS encoding ATP-binding protein, with product MDVGTAAVLSGFAGLVIGVFAVLAVRYSERQMHEVPEPEQPPALPAGVGAVLAVLRSSAIVVDSSDAVITTSPAAVSYGLVRGQELAHAELRELARQVRRDGVIREAELELSRGPLGRGRVFMQARVAPLGSSQVLLLLDDRSEAHRLEEVRRDFVVNVSHELKTPVGGIGLLAEAVADAKDDPEAVERFARRMQVEAARLSQLVKEIVDLSRLQVADVLHEPRLVDISSAVHEALERSRVEADAQKIELAEAAEPDLKVFGDEELLVTAVRNLIGNAIAYSDQGTRVAVGVRRAGNAVEISVADRGHGIPESEQDRIFERFYRVDAARSRTTGGTGLGLAIVKHICANHGGDVTVWSREGRGSTFTIRLPAAVDRSGENGPTHDPQREAAE
- a CDS encoding GNAT family N-acetyltransferase, which translates into the protein MSEPMAIPVLTGPTVTLRPHVDADLGPILERCADPDSIRWTTVPTPYTEDMGREYLAEIMQPSQKQVSWAIEREGAYAGTIDLRAWSREPGHSSGNIGFVTHPRVRGLGVMSEAVGLVVDHAFTDLGWELVAWQANVGNYASYKAAWRNGFPVPQLVPALLDHKGRMLDGWHSVLEPDLPRDPVAPWDEVCAVLKEHERTARRPG
- a CDS encoding response regulator transcription factor, with translation MTRILVVEDEVSYSDPLSYLLKKEGYEVSVAETGTEALEEFDRAGADLVLLDLMLPGLTGTDVCRALRQRSAVPVIMLTAKDSEIDKVVGLEIGADDYVTKPYSSRELLARIKAVLRRRAEPEELLPATLEAGPVRMDVERHVVTVNGEQASMPLKEFELLEMLLRNTGRVLTRMQLIDRVWGSDYVGDTKTLDVHVKRLRAKIEPDPGNPRHIVTVRGLGYKFEAD